A DNA window from Brenneria izadpanahii contains the following coding sequences:
- a CDS encoding helix-turn-helix transcriptional regulator yields the protein MKSSARENARRHEFGSFLKSRRERLRPADVGLPDGARRRTPGLRRDEVALLAGIGITWYTWLEQGRDVRPSYEVLSSIAATLKLDEAERRYLFDLAGQPLRKVYRPKPQPPGEAMLRMLQRAVNQPAYILGPRWDVVAWNHAASALFGDYSKLHGDERNIMYMMFNNPAHRRLLTDWRDLAPTVVGMFRAENAPLTGDADYDRLVATLLRESQDFRYWWQRHDVIRYTSINKRINHPEVGAMVFEYNSFSSDDGRNMKLVVYTPLEENNTVEKMQRLIGGWERLAGNNG from the coding sequence ATGAAGAGTTCGGCGCGTGAAAATGCCAGACGGCATGAGTTCGGTTCTTTCCTTAAGTCCCGGAGGGAGAGACTTCGTCCCGCGGATGTCGGGTTGCCCGACGGCGCGCGGCGGCGCACGCCCGGTTTGCGGCGCGACGAAGTCGCCTTGCTCGCGGGCATCGGCATCACATGGTATACGTGGCTGGAGCAAGGGCGGGACGTTCGTCCGTCTTACGAAGTTTTGTCGTCAATTGCCGCAACCCTAAAGTTGGATGAGGCCGAGCGCCGCTATCTTTTTGATTTGGCGGGGCAGCCGCTGCGGAAGGTTTACCGGCCGAAGCCGCAACCGCCCGGCGAGGCCATGCTGCGCATGCTCCAGCGGGCCGTCAATCAACCGGCTTATATTCTGGGCCCCCGTTGGGACGTGGTGGCATGGAATCATGCCGCCAGCGCGCTTTTCGGCGACTATTCCAAGCTGCATGGCGATGAGCGGAACATCATGTACATGATGTTTAATAATCCGGCGCACCGCCGCCTGTTGACCGATTGGCGGGATCTGGCTCCCACGGTGGTCGGCATGTTTCGGGCGGAAAATGCGCCTTTGACCGGCGATGCGGATTATGACAGGTTGGTTGCGACGCTGCTGCGCGAAAGTCAGGACTTTCGCTATTGGTGGCAACGACACGATGTCATACGCTATACCTCGATCAATAAACGAATAAACCATCCGGAGGTCGGGGCGATGGTATTCGAATACAATAGCTTCAGTTCCGACGACGGGCGAAACATGAAGCTGGTGGTTTATACCCCGCTCGAAGAGAACAATACCGTCGAAAAAATGCAGCGTCTTATTGGCGGCTGGGAGCGGCTAGCCGGCAATAACGGCTGA
- a CDS encoding SDR family oxidoreductase, with protein sequence MSEQHIVIVGGSSGIGLAAAKRFAGAGFQVTIGGRNASRLAQAAVWLDNKAKTCVLDAADPAAVKETFAKIGAFDHLVLAFGSTSGGGAFDSVDMNDVRAGFEEKVFPHFSTAQAALPFLAQRGSITFIAAVTAHAAMPGTAGIGAANAAVAALVPILAAELKPRRVNGVSPGVIDTPWWNFLSDEQKAPIFAEYAAKTPVGRVGSADDIADAVYFLVGNAFMSGEVVICDGGLRLGS encoded by the coding sequence ATGTCTGAACAGCATATTGTTATCGTCGGCGGTTCTTCCGGCATTGGTCTTGCCGCGGCCAAACGTTTCGCCGGAGCCGGTTTTCAGGTGACCATCGGCGGGCGCAACGCCTCACGGTTGGCGCAGGCCGCCGTTTGGCTCGATAATAAGGCGAAGACCTGCGTACTGGACGCCGCCGATCCCGCCGCGGTAAAAGAAACTTTCGCGAAGATTGGGGCGTTCGACCACCTAGTGTTGGCGTTCGGCAGCACAAGCGGGGGCGGGGCGTTTGATTCTGTCGATATGAATGACGTTCGCGCCGGTTTCGAGGAAAAGGTGTTCCCGCACTTTTCCACCGCGCAGGCGGCGCTTCCGTTTCTTGCCCAACGCGGCTCCATCACTTTCATTGCTGCGGTAACCGCGCATGCGGCCATGCCCGGCACCGCCGGCATCGGCGCCGCGAATGCCGCGGTCGCCGCGCTGGTGCCGATTCTGGCCGCCGAACTCAAGCCCCGGCGCGTGAACGGCGTATCTCCCGGCGTGATTGATACGCCGTGGTGGAATTTCCTGAGCGATGAACAGAAAGCCCCGATATTCGCCGAGTATGCGGCTAAAACGCCGGTCGGCCGCGTCGGGAGCGCCGATGATATCGCCGATGCCGTCTATTTTCTGGTCGGCAACGCATTTATGTCGGGGGAGGTGGTTATCTGCGACGGCGGCTTGCGACTGGGGAGTTAA
- a CDS encoding NAD(P)-binding domain-containing protein produces the protein MSQPHEDAIGLPALEARVKQDLEWLAQPAKRWLPVTEHAGAPVNDVVIIGAGMAGLAAAFALRLQGIDAVLYDKAPKDDEGPWATSARMETLRSPKHLTGPALDLPSLTFRAWYEAQFGLQAWNELDKIPRLQWADYLRWYRRVLALDVRNDHTLTDLNLRNGRLVELTFQHRGQFSAIAARKVILATGMDAFGGPSIPDFVAELPKRYWAHSEESIDFAALAGRRVAVVGGSATAMDVSATALEAGAAGVEILIRRPDFPRVNRSKGAGNPGFESGYPALPDAWKWRLAHHIASEQIPPPHGSTLRVSRHKNAWFNFNAPVQRVEPQGGGIVVHTPQGEIPADFLILATGYQLDWNARPEFRSLAGQVKTWEDAWRPPADQQNAQLARYPYLGADFALQPKHADAPPALSRLHCFSYPAHLSNGHVVGLIPGISHGARTLAQAIAGQLYVEDSEYHYQAILDYDEPELLGDEWRPATPYAWRQR, from the coding sequence ATGTCACAACCCCATGAGGACGCCATCGGACTCCCCGCGCTTGAAGCCCGCGTAAAACAGGATCTTGAATGGCTGGCCCAGCCGGCGAAGCGCTGGTTGCCGGTGACCGAGCACGCGGGCGCGCCGGTAAACGATGTCGTCATTATCGGCGCCGGAATGGCGGGGCTGGCCGCCGCGTTTGCCCTGCGCCTGCAAGGCATCGATGCCGTATTGTACGATAAAGCGCCAAAAGACGACGAAGGGCCGTGGGCGACCAGCGCGCGCATGGAAACGCTCCGTTCCCCCAAGCATTTGACCGGTCCCGCGCTGGATCTGCCTTCTCTGACCTTTCGCGCCTGGTATGAGGCGCAGTTCGGCCTGCAGGCCTGGAACGAACTGGACAAGATCCCGCGCCTGCAATGGGCGGACTATCTGCGCTGGTATCGTCGGGTTCTGGCGTTGGACGTCCGCAACGACCATACGCTGACCGATCTGAATCTTCGCAACGGCCGCCTGGTTGAGCTGACATTTCAGCATCGCGGGCAGTTCAGCGCCATCGCCGCGCGCAAGGTCATTCTCGCCACCGGCATGGATGCGTTTGGCGGGCCGTCGATCCCTGATTTTGTCGCTGAATTACCCAAACGCTACTGGGCGCATTCAGAGGAATCCATCGATTTCGCCGCGCTGGCCGGGCGCCGGGTGGCGGTCGTGGGCGGCAGCGCGACGGCGATGGATGTTTCAGCCACCGCGCTGGAAGCGGGCGCCGCGGGCGTGGAGATATTGATCCGCCGCCCCGATTTTCCGCGCGTCAACCGCTCGAAAGGCGCGGGCAACCCCGGTTTCGAATCCGGATATCCCGCCTTGCCCGATGCATGGAAATGGCGTCTGGCGCACCATATCGCCAGCGAGCAGATCCCGCCGCCGCATGGCAGCACGCTGCGGGTATCGCGTCATAAAAACGCCTGGTTCAACTTTAATGCGCCGGTGCAACGCGTAGAGCCGCAAGGCGGCGGCATCGTCGTCCATACCCCGCAGGGCGAAATCCCGGCGGATTTTTTGATCCTGGCTACGGGCTATCAGCTGGATTGGAACGCTCGCCCAGAGTTCCGCTCGCTGGCCGGTCAGGTAAAAACCTGGGAGGATGCCTGGCGGCCGCCGGCCGATCAGCAGAACGCGCAGTTGGCCCGTTACCCTTATTTGGGCGCGGATTTCGCGTTGCAGCCTAAACACGCCGACGCCCCGCCGGCGCTGTCGCGGCTGCACTGCTTCAGCTATCCGGCCCATCTCAGCAACGGACACGTGGTAGGGCTTATTCCCGGCATCAGTCACGGCGCCCGCACGCTGGCGCAGGCGATCGCCGGACAGCTGTACGTCGAAGACAGCGAATACCATTACCAGGCCATCCTTGATTATGACGAACCCGAACTGCTGGGCGATGAGTGGCGGCCAGCCACGCCTTATGCCTGGCGCCAGCGTTGA
- a CDS encoding SDR family oxidoreductase yields the protein MPEEKNRRPVALVTGGTSGIGLAVAHDLARDHQVYVIGRRRADATPLAGHPNVIPVSLDLRDGEALAAWAAALARLDVLVHSAAVSQPFSVAAATPEIWRHQFDINLFAPAELTRLTLPALRASRGSIVFINSGSGTRPLAGHTVYSASKFALRALAEALRNEEREHGVRVATVYPGPTDTPMNRPGEEDDPLARSSPHSIAKAVRLVIDTDEDSQITEVVVRPRHDPAQR from the coding sequence ATGCCTGAGGAAAAAAACCGCCGTCCCGTCGCGCTGGTCACCGGCGGCACCAGCGGCATCGGACTGGCCGTGGCGCACGATTTGGCTCGCGACCATCAGGTTTATGTCATCGGCCGCCGCCGCGCCGACGCGACGCCGCTGGCCGGACACCCAAACGTTATTCCGGTCAGTCTGGATTTACGCGACGGCGAGGCGCTCGCCGCCTGGGCCGCCGCCCTCGCCCGGCTGGATGTGCTGGTGCATTCCGCCGCCGTCTCACAGCCGTTTTCCGTCGCGGCGGCCACGCCGGAGATCTGGCGTCATCAGTTCGATATCAATCTGTTCGCCCCTGCGGAACTGACGCGCCTGACCCTGCCCGCGTTACGCGCCAGCCGGGGAAGCATCGTCTTTATCAACTCCGGCTCCGGAACGCGGCCGCTGGCGGGACATACCGTCTACTCCGCCAGCAAATTCGCCCTGCGCGCCCTGGCGGAAGCGCTGCGCAATGAAGAGCGGGAACATGGCGTAAGGGTCGCGACCGTTTATCCCGGACCGACGGACACGCCGATGAACCGCCCAGGGGAAGAGGACGATCCGCTGGCGCGCAGTTCGCCGCACTCGATCGCCAAAGCGGTGCGCCTGGTTATCGACACCGATGAAGATTCGCAAATCACCGAAGTCGTGGTGCGCCCCCGCCACGACCCGGCCCAACGCTAA